GCTACTAGATAAATTGCGATATTTGCAAGTTGTACTCGGTCGCTATGGCTCAATCAGTCATTGGAGCTATGATTTACTGCCAGAAACTCTTGTTGCCTAGAATATGAAGTTTTGTGTTTAGATTCAACACTTCTGATATTTTTGGTCTGCATATCTCTCATCTTCTTGGTGATCTAAGCACCATTCCAAGCAACAGTTGCGCCACCAATCTAGGCACTTCAGTCCTTCATGGTCTCGTCGGAAGAAAATCCACCCAGCATTGTATAGACCGTACGACTTTGACTCTTCTAGCTTCGGAGGAAATCGATGAGGAGTTAAGGCAATGGAGCTTCCATCTAACTCTGAGTAGACAGGGCTAAAAGCAGATAAGCAGTACTGATCTGCATCCAGATAAGTCAAAGCACTTACATGCAAATTATGGTCAAAGATGCACTTCAACAAGCATGATTTGGCGGTGAAGTAATATTCAACTAAGGAGCGATTTGACTTGGAGTTTAAAAACTGATGATCAGTGGATTCAAGCTGATCTAGTCTGATTAGTTCAACATTGGCAAGCTTGAGTTTTTCTAAAATTGAGTAACATATGTCGCTAAGACAAAGAATGTACATGAACGCATTCTTATTGCACCGAGTTAGCGAATCATAGAGAGCTAGTCCTTTAGATAGGTAGCGATGGTCGAAAAGAGTGCAAAAGTGGTACATGGTTAGTCAGGTTTTTTGGAAAATTCAACAAAAATCGAATTCCTTATGAGATCGAGTACTGATCTTTTGCAGCGTTAAATGTCTGCAGTAAACCATGATCCAGAGAAACTCGAGGTTTCCAATTATATATTTCGTACGCCTCATGATTGGATAGTATGTTGACTTTCACATCATCCTCTCTTCCCTGAACGAACTCTTTATCAACTACTGTTGATGATATTTCTTCAAGCTTATTAATGATTTCAATTGTCTGGTAGCCCTGAGCCGATGAAATATTAACGGTAGATGAGTAAGGTGATTTGGCTGCCAGTACTAGCGCATCAACTACGTCATCGATAAAGATATAGTCACGGATTGCATAGCCCTGGTCATAAACGCGCAGAGTTCGGTTTTCTAAAATACAGCCAATGGTTACCGCTACAATACCTTGGGTACGCCAGGAATGCTGTCCAGGGCCGAAGGGATTTGAGATTCTCAAAATATTGAAGGTGATTGGTGTGGTTCTTTCATAGAACTTGAGATAATTTTCAATAGTTAATTTACTTTGACCGTAAGCGGACTTCGGAATACAGGGGTGATCTTCTGTAATCGGTGTAAACTGCGGCTCACCGTAGATTGTGCCTCCTGAAGAAGCATATACGATTTTTTTAACTCCAGCATCTACGCAAAGCTCAACTAGGCGGATGGTTGGTAAAAGATTGGATAGGAGATCGTAGACCCCACTTTTTTGAGTATGGCTAGGAAATGTAGTTGAGATTAGATGAAAAACAGTTTCAACACCTTGGAGGGCTTGAGCAAGAGCAACATCATCCAGGAAGTCACCATAGACAATATCCAATCGGTGACTGATATCTTTAATGCGACTTAAAGACATGGTTGGACGGGTATATATCCTTGGATTAGCACCTTGCTTGACTAGAGACCGCGCCAAGTTGCCACCAATGAAACCTGCTCCTCCTAAAATCAGTGCTTTTTCCATATCTACTTTCTCCATACAGTTTTGTATCTAAATGAAATTTAAAGCATGGAGAAAGCCAGTGTCAGATTGATTCATCATGGAAGGTCTGTAAGTAGCTTTGCAAAGGTCAAGTCTAGGGAGTGATAGATAGTTAATCTACAAGCCCAACCTAGTTTACAAATTATCTTCTCCACTGATCATATAGCCTTTTAAATGCTCTGGTGTCTGCCAATTCACTCGTGGATCTGGAGTATGGTAGACCGGCCGAACGGTACCTCGCCAGGCAATTCCCATAATCTGCATCGTTTGGTAGATCATAGTTTGCCAGCCTTGACTACGAAGGTAGTGTAATCCTTCAGCAACTTCAGGGGAGGCTAAGTCATGGAAGACGATTGCAGCGTCGGGGGCAGCAAATTCTACGCAGGTTTGTGCATCTAGTAATGGACCGGGGTGATCATGATTACCATCGATGAAAATCAAAGACCAAGGGTAAGATCTAGTTGATGCCAGATCTCGGACAGCCTGAGGACTATACCCAGGAATCAGGTGAACCCTTTCCAAAACACCAGCGGAATGTAGTGATTGAGATACAGATTGTTGAAATTCGGGGTTGAATAGGATGGGGTCAATGACATCCAGTAAGACACCTGCCAACGCCAAGTGACATGCTGACCAACCCATCCAGCATCCAACTTCTAGGGCAGGCAGTCCCCGGAACTGAAGTGCTATGTTATGCAGAAGTACAGCCTCATCGCGACTTAGGAAACCAGTGCTAGTCGCTCGGGAATCTACATACCAGTTATGTGGAGTGTCTCTCCGAAAATATTTCCAGGTCACCAATTCTTTATTGCCAAGAATCATGTGAGGAAAACACTTGTCTGGCTGTACTACCTCTAGGTTTGGACTGGAGTAATCATAGCTTCTTAGTGAAACCAATGTCTTCCCCCACTGTAACTGAAAAGCAAGGCTTGCAGCCCTCTCTGCAGTTGTGGCTTGATTGCGCTGTTCCAGCAGACTTGACAGCTGTCGATAGACGAAGTAGTTAGTGGGATCTTGCAGCAACTGGTCACGTAAATCTTGCTCAAGTCCGCACCAATTTCTTACTTCAGAAGCAGACTTGCTATCTATCGCAAATGTGTTTTGAGCAACGAACTCCAGGTCTTGATGACTTTTTCTGAGTAGGGCGCTCCAATCTTCTGGTGATAAACTGCTGCGAAATTCACCAAGAGTCTTATCAGTTGCTAATGTTAGTGACATCAAGAGCCCGAGTTCGTCAAATGACGTGAATTCTCCCGAAAGGAGCTGTAGGGTGCCACTGGTGGGACTGTATCGGAAAAACTCTAGGACTTTGTCAAGGAATAAGCCGTTGTAGTTAAGATAGAGACGAAATAGGAAGTCCCAGTCTAAATGAGAAGCTGGTGCGCCCATTTCAATTCCTTTCCATCGGGTTAGTGGTAGACACCGCTTTCGGAATAAAAGACCGCAGAAGCCACCAAGTGAATATCCACTTACCCAATGATAAAGCAACTTTCTCGATCGTTCTTTGAGTCCAACAGTCTTAATTAAGTCTTGAATAGATTTCGGAAGAGTCACTAAAAAGTCATTTTCAACATCTTTTTGTGAAAGAGCATGAGAAACACGTTCAAAAACAGGTTGAACCTTGCAGACAGTAAAATCCGTATCAGTTGATGCTAGCAACGGAGCAGTCATCTGTGCAACGAAATCTGGGGACAGATAATCATCGGCACATTGGAGTTTCAGGATTTCGCCGTTAGCCAAAAGAATGGCACGACGGAAGCTTTCGTTAGCTGAAATGGTTGTTTCCGAACGGTATAATCTGATCCTCGAGTCAAGATTGGCATATTCAGCAGCAATCTCCCAAGATCCATCAGTGCTCCCATTGTCACTGATAACAATTTCCAGGTTTTCATACGTTTGAGATTGAATTGATTCAATTGTCTGCCTAAAAAATTCAGATTTATTGTACAGGGGTATACAGATCGAAACCAAGGGATACTGAGAGTTCCGCTTCATAGTGAGGTGGTTTTACTTACTTGTATGTAGCTTCATGGGTTTGCTCGCCAATAGAATTGATTCGATAATTTATCCCTGGAAAGTTTTGTGGTGAAACTTGTGAAGTTATGATTCTCATCAGTGAAAAGTTGTCTACCCGTAAAGGCTTTGACTTGCTCGCTGTCGCCGAAATACTCCTACATTCATATTACCATCTGAAATGTCTCTTCAACCCTTCATCTAAAATCTAATGGTGGGTAGTGCATGTGAAATAATGATGGACTATGAAGCGATGGGCAATGAGGCGTTGTAGTGGTGCATGAATCGCCAAATTGCTGCTTCGTGATTCACCAAGGATTGGGAAAAAGATAGGGTATGCTGAACTAAACGACTGATCCGCTGACCCAAGGTGTTATTCAATCGCTCCACGTAATTGGTTAATTCGGTCTCTTTGCCTACAGGTCGATGTTGCTTTCTGGGAATCACAGTTCGATAGGCTTCTCAAAAATCGGTATAGCGGACTGCACATTGGCGATAGCCCCCCCGGTAAGCCCTCCCACAGCTTTTGGGCTAACTGGGCTGAACGATTTCCCATGGATATTCCGACCACTTCGCGAGTCACGGCATCCAAGGCCAGCCAGATTCAGACTTTCTGCTGCTTGGAACCGACAAATGACCAAAGCTCGTCCAGTTGTAGAATTAAACGGCCTTTTTTTTGGGGCGCACTTGCGCCTGACGAGGAATGCGACCGGCCTCGACCGCCACATAGGATTCAATCCAGGATTCAGAGACCTGTGCGACCCGCGCAATCGCGGACTGGGAGAGGCGTTCTAGGAGCAGACGATCAATGAGGGCGATCTGCTCAGGTGTGACTCGTTTCTGGGTGGGGTGCTCAATGAACTGACGGTCACAGGTTTTGCATTTGAAGCGTTGCTTGCCGTTGTGGATGCGACCATTTTTGACCGTGTGGCTGGATTGGCATTGAGGACAAGCAGGCATGAACTGGAGCTATGAATGATGACTTCTAGACTGGCATCATTACTTCAAAGGCACTGCCAAATGTTGTTCGATAAGTGATGGATTGAGAATTTGGCTTGCCTCGTCGTCAAAGACAGGCTTTACAGTACATACAGAAAAGTCAGTCTCAGGTGACTTGAGAAGAGGCTGCACCATTGTCGAGATGAAGTCTGGTTCGAGATAATCATCTGCACACTGAAGCTTTAGAATTTTACCGCGCGCTAAGAGAAGCGAATGACGAAAGTTTTCACCAGCTGATATAGTTTGACTGAGGTGGTAGTACTTGACTCGCACATCAGCGCTGGCGTACTCCAGTGCCAGTTCTGAAGATCCATCCGAGCTTCCATTATCACTAATGACTATTTCAAAGTTTTCGTAAGTCTGAGATAGTATTGATTCAACTGTTTGTCTAAAGAATTCAACCTTATTGAACAAGGGAATACAAATCGAAATCAGTGGTAACTTTTCAGTGGTGCTCATGGGTTAACTCCTCGCGTTTACTGTCTCAGTTACGCATTAAGGCGAGATTCCATAAAATTGTTTTTCTAATAGATTCTTTAATATTGACTGTTAAGTCAAGCTTTAATTCTTTGGAAGCCAAAGAAGTGTCTGGGACTAACTTGGATCGCTTGAGTTTAGTTATCTCTGAAGAGCCAACTGTTATCTCGGGCGGATTCGCAAAGTTACTGCAGATGATGGATGCCAATGACTTTAGAGTAATGCCGTGTGAACTACCTATATTGTAGCTAGCTCCGATTCGTCCCTTGACCAAAGCTACCAGGAGCCATAGAGCCATATCACTAGGATACATGTAACTCCTGATCGTTTCGCCATCTCCTAAAATGCGAATCTCACTCCCCAATAAACTGTCTCGAATAAAATTATTAATTGCCCAAGGTCTATCTAGAAGTTGGTAGGGGCCAATAAAAGCAAAAGGACGGGCATTGACTACCGGTAGCCTATGTTGATTTCGGTAAACAGCACACAAAGTTTCTCCCATCTGCTTTGCTTCTGCATAGGCAGAGTTAATGGAAGTAAAATCTAAGACTCCACGAAAATTCTCAGGGGTAACCTCCATCTCTAGAGGTTGTAGGCCATAGACTAAACCAGAACTGATGTTGAGAAATTTTTTTAAGTTTGGCAAACGAGTTGCTGCCATCAGAGCCGACTCTGTTCCCTTGATAATGACATCTATTATCTTCAATGGATCTGAAGCATGAAGACGGCTATCTGGGTTTGCAGCAGCGTGGATAATCCAATTTACGTCACTGGAAATATCCAAAAAAGCGCGAACATCTTGCTCTACAAGCAAGATATCTTTTCTCAGTGCCAGATGTGGAGCTTTAGCGCTGAAATTATAGGCTCGCGATGATAGCAAGACTAATTTTGTGTTAAAGCCATAGGCATCATTCAAGAATACGATCAATTCGGTTAGCCACGTTCCAACAAAACCGGTGCCTCCTGTGATCAGGATACACTCACCTCTTAATACAGATAAATCATCAACAAAGTTCGCTGTTACTCGATCACAGTCCTCTTTGATAATATTAATCAAGTCTTGCCTCACCTGGTAGCCCCTCCAGTCATTAGATTCATAACTATTTCGATGATTAAATCTTCTTGACCTGCTACCACCTTACGACGACCAAGCTCAAGAAAAACATTCTTTGGATTCACTCCATATTCCCTGGAAATACGCTCAACATGCTTAGCGAATCCTGAAAAAACTCCAGATAGTCCGCTGATAACGCTAATAGATTGGATGCTGGGAATGACGGACATTAATTCTTTTTCAGCAATGTCAGCTGCATCTAGCATCTTGTATAAGTCAACACCTGTTGAAAATCCCATTTTTTCTAAGACAGCGACTAGGACTTCAAGCTGGGTGTTACCTGAACCAGCACCAAAGCCACGTGCTGTGCCGTCCAAAATAGTGGCTCCTGCCTGGACGGCCGCTATTGAATTAGCAACTGCCATTCCCAAATTATTGTGTCCGTGAAAACCCACTGGAATAGTTAAGTTTGTGACTAACTCTGCTATTCTTTCAGTGACATCGCAGGGAAGATAAGTGCCTGCTGAGTCCATAATTATAATAGCCTCAGCACCATAAGATTCCATTTTTGATGCTTCTTCTGCTAAAAGTTCTTTTGATGCCATGTGGCTCATCATTAGGACTCCATAAACTTCTTTTCCTTTATCCCGAGCATAACCGATATGTCGCTGAGTAATATCAGCCTCGGTGCAGTGAGAGGCAACTCTGACCAAATCTACGCCAATATCTATAGCTGTTTTTAGATCCTTGTTGATTGTGGCAAAACCAGGAATCACGTGGATGCTCAATTTTGCATTGACCAGGTTTTGTCTAGCTACCTCTAGAATTTCGTGATCACTGATCAAACTTTCTCCTACTTGCAGAGAAGAAGCACCAAGTCCATTGCCATGTCCAACTTCAATGATAGGGACACCAGCAGCATCGGCTGCTGATGCATAGAGAGCTACTTGTCGTGCGCTCAGTTGATGACGGACGGCGTGGTTTCCATCTCTTAGAGTAGGGTCACTAATCAATACAGTTGACATAAGGCTCCTCTACTGCATCACAGTTGTCGTCATAGCTGGAAATCTTAATATATTCCTTTGCGTATTTTTCGGCAGTGGCGATTGCGGCACAGTTAATAATATCCAGATTGCCGGCATACGTTGGCAGGTAGTCACCCAGCCCTTGAACTTTGACCGTCATGATAATTCGATCATTTTCAAGCATGGGAGGTACAATAAGCTGGTATCCAGGAACATACATCCGAATACTGTTAACCATTTCGTCAACAACAGTCTTAAGTTTATCCAGATCAGGATTTTTGACTCTGGCAAAAATAGTAGTTTGCATATCAATACATGGCTGTGCCGGATTAAGTATAAGAATTGCTTTAGCACGGTTGCATCCCGAAAAATTTTTAATACCCTCTTCCGTTGTTTCGATATATTCATCAATATTTGCACGAGTAGCGGGGCCAGCACTCCGAGAAGCAATACTAGAAACAACCTCTATATACTCAACGCTTTGGTGAATACGGCCTACAAGATAGGCTAGAGGAATAGAAGCTTGCCCACCACAGCTAACCATATTAACGTTTTTATACAAATTACATTTTTCTATATTTACAGCCGGAATACACATTTCACCAATTTTGGCAGGTGTCATGTCAATTACAATCTTACCCAGCCTTTCCAACAAAGACCAGTGATGGATGTGATCTTTCGCTGATGTGGCATCAAAAACCAAATCACAACAATCTGGTTCTTTAACAATAGCTTCGATGCTAAGGTCAGAAATTCTCACCCCCAGGCTATTAGCCTTTGCCATACCGGGAGATGCCATGTTACGTCCAATAAATAGGGAGCACTCAAGGAGGGGTGATCGCATGATCTTGACCAGAAGATCTGTACCGATGTTGCCACTACCGAGTATTGCTACCTTTAGTTTGCGCATCTTATCATCTCCTGATTTTCGGGCATTTCCTATTTCTTACTATTTCGTCTTACCAATTACACGATTTTTTCGCGAACGCAATTTCCTAAATATTCTTCGCGAGGAAGGAAAGGAAACATATCGTCATACGGCATCGATACCATTCTGCCATCATCCATCTTTTTAGAAGCAACTCTTGGAATCAGTAATTGATTCGGCGGTGTCATTACCTCACAGACTAAAGGCCCCTGATGATGGATAATCTCAGATAGTTTTTCATCCAAGTCACAGAGTCCCGAGATTCTGATGAACTTAATTCCATAGGCAGATGCAATTTTTTCCATATCGGGACAGCTCACACCGCTATCTTTATCAACTCCAATGAATCGCCCTTCTTGAAAATTTCTCTGAGTGAGGCGAATCAGCAAGTAACCATTGTTATTGAGGACAATTAATTTAATGGGTAGATCATTCTGAAAAATCGTTTGTAGCTCTTGGATGTTGAACTGAACTGAACCATCACCAGTGATACAGAATACTTCTCTCCCCTGATTAGCAGTTGCCACTCCGATAGCCCCAGGCATATATCCCATTGTAGATAAACCACCTGTGATGATGTGTCGTTGTCCAAATTTGACTTGGAAAGCCTGTGCAAAAACATGAAAGCAAGAGCCAGTATCAATCAAAAAGGACGAGTCCTTTGACACTTCTTTGGATAATCGGCTCATGAAATGATAAGAGTTAACACCGTTTTTCTCTTGTTGATATTCCGGTAAATCAACAGGGTATTTTTGTTTCCAGACTTGAGTTTGCTTCCTCCACGAAGAGTTATCAAGTTGATAATCGCCTAGTTTTTCAAGCAGTAGGTCTATAAAAAGTTTTGCATCAGAGCAAACTGATATATCGGGTAAAATAGAAGGCTTTATAAGCTCTTGTTCATCAACATCAACACAAATTTTTACTGCGTAACGTGCAAAATCTTGAAAGTCATAGCCAACAAGTCCAATGCCTAAGCGACAGCCGATATTGAGCAACAGATCGGAATTTTGAATGGTAAAGTTAGCTGCTCGGTCGCCATAAGTGCCGGGTCTGCCAACAAATAAAGGATGATGATGATCTATTAAATCCATTCCTAGTCTTGACGTTAAGACCGGAATACGGGTTTTATCAATTAGTTTGTGGAAGGACTCAATAGCGTTGGAAAGCCGAATACCAGCTCCGCCTAAGATGCAAGGTCTTCTGCTTTGGAGGATCGTCTCAGCAACTTGATTAACCGTTTCTGTTAGAGAATTCACTGATTGGTCTAGCACTGGGGGATTGAATCCCTCAAACTCATCAGGATCAAAATACATACCCTGAATATCAATGGGAGACTCAATCCACACTGGGCCCACACGATGGGAGGTCGCTAAATAAATGCACTTTTCGACTTCATATCTTATTCTTGATAAGTCATTGAGTATTACGGCATATTTGGTAACCTGCTCAAATATCGGCAGGGTATTGAATCCTTGGAGTGCAAATTGCCTAGGCCCTGTAACCATAGTTTGGGATACCTTGGATTGACCCGAAACGATGATACAGGGAGAAGAGTCTACATAAGCCCCTACAACTCCCGTTAGTGTATTCAATGCCCCAGGGCCAGCCGTGACGTAAGCAACTCCTAGTTTTCCTGTAAACCTTCCATAGGCTTCTGCTGCCATTACTGCGGATTGTTCGTGGTGACAGCAAACGAACTTCTGATTTTCATGCTGATACAAAGCGTCGGTCAGGTGCATAATCATGCCACCTGTGACTAAAAATACGCACTCCCCTCCTGCTTCGTACAGCTTATTTGTTATAAAGTCTGCAACTCGGGTTTTCATAAAAGACTCACTTTTGATTTGAGAGGAGAATGTAAATGATAAATATTTTGATTTTATTTTTCTTAAGATTTTCGTTTTATTTCACATAGATGATTTACCTGAGAATCCATGAGTAGCCACGCAATTGTTCGTCGAACCGCATTTACTAAATCAACTCTGGGCTGCAAGTTTAGTTCAGACAATGCTCTTTTACTAGATGGTACATAGCGGCTAGTTGCAGCGTTGGAGGCAGGACACTGACAAATTTCGACCTGAATATTTTGATGAAATATCTCTCTTACGACATGAGCTACATTGGCAATACTTAGAGACTCTTCAGAACCCACATTGTAAGGGTAGCAGGATTGACCTTTCAGCAAAATCGTCCACAACCAAATAACCAAGTCAGCCACATAAAGA
The DNA window shown above is from Limnothrix sp. FACHB-406 and carries:
- a CDS encoding NAD-dependent epimerase/dehydratase family protein, which translates into the protein MEKALILGGAGFIGGNLARSLVKQGANPRIYTRPTMSLSRIKDISHRLDIVYGDFLDDVALAQALQGVETVFHLISTTFPSHTQKSGVYDLLSNLLPTIRLVELCVDAGVKKIVYASSGGTIYGEPQFTPITEDHPCIPKSAYGQSKLTIENYLKFYERTTPITFNILRISNPFGPGQHSWRTQGIVAVTIGCILENRTLRVYDQGYAIRDYIFIDDVVDALVLAAKSPYSSTVNISSAQGYQTIEIINKLEEISSTVVDKEFVQGREDDVKVNILSNHEAYEIYNWKPRVSLDHGLLQTFNAAKDQYSIS
- a CDS encoding glycosyltransferase, whose protein sequence is MKRNSQYPLVSICIPLYNKSEFFRQTIESIQSQTYENLEIVISDNGSTDGSWEIAAEYANLDSRIRLYRSETTISANESFRRAILLANGEILKLQCADDYLSPDFVAQMTAPLLASTDTDFTVCKVQPVFERVSHALSQKDVENDFLVTLPKSIQDLIKTVGLKERSRKLLYHWVSGYSLGGFCGLLFRKRCLPLTRWKGIEMGAPASHLDWDFLFRLYLNYNGLFLDKVLEFFRYSPTSGTLQLLSGEFTSFDELGLLMSLTLATDKTLGEFRSSLSPEDWSALLRKSHQDLEFVAQNTFAIDSKSASEVRNWCGLEQDLRDQLLQDPTNYFVYRQLSSLLEQRNQATTAERAASLAFQLQWGKTLVSLRSYDYSSPNLEVVQPDKCFPHMILGNKELVTWKYFRRDTPHNWYVDSRATSTGFLSRDEAVLLHNIALQFRGLPALEVGCWMGWSACHLALAGVLLDVIDPILFNPEFQQSVSQSLHSAGVLERVHLIPGYSPQAVRDLASTRSYPWSLIFIDGNHDHPGPLLDAQTCVEFAAPDAAIVFHDLASPEVAEGLHYLRSQGWQTMIYQTMQIMGIAWRGTVRPVYHTPDPRVNWQTPEHLKGYMISGEDNL
- a CDS encoding glycosyltransferase family A protein, with product MSTTEKLPLISICIPLFNKVEFFRQTVESILSQTYENFEIVISDNGSSDGSSELALEYASADVRVKYYHLSQTISAGENFRHSLLLARGKILKLQCADDYLEPDFISTMVQPLLKSPETDFSVCTVKPVFDDEASQILNPSLIEQHLAVPLK
- a CDS encoding NAD-dependent epimerase/dehydratase family protein translates to MRQDLINIIKEDCDRVTANFVDDLSVLRGECILITGGTGFVGTWLTELIVFLNDAYGFNTKLVLLSSRAYNFSAKAPHLALRKDILLVEQDVRAFLDISSDVNWIIHAAANPDSRLHASDPLKIIDVIIKGTESALMAATRLPNLKKFLNISSGLVYGLQPLEMEVTPENFRGVLDFTSINSAYAEAKQMGETLCAVYRNQHRLPVVNARPFAFIGPYQLLDRPWAINNFIRDSLLGSEIRILGDGETIRSYMYPSDMALWLLVALVKGRIGASYNIGSSHGITLKSLASIICSNFANPPEITVGSSEITKLKRSKLVPDTSLASKELKLDLTVNIKESIRKTILWNLALMRN
- the dmpG gene encoding 4-hydroxy-2-oxovalerate aldolase, which encodes MSTVLISDPTLRDGNHAVRHQLSARQVALYASAADAAGVPIIEVGHGNGLGASSLQVGESLISDHEILEVARQNLVNAKLSIHVIPGFATINKDLKTAIDIGVDLVRVASHCTEADITQRHIGYARDKGKEVYGVLMMSHMASKELLAEEASKMESYGAEAIIIMDSAGTYLPCDVTERIAELVTNLTIPVGFHGHNNLGMAVANSIAAVQAGATILDGTARGFGAGSGNTQLEVLVAVLEKMGFSTGVDLYKMLDAADIAEKELMSVIPSIQSISVISGLSGVFSGFAKHVERISREYGVNPKNVFLELGRRKVVAGQEDLIIEIVMNLMTGGATR
- a CDS encoding acetaldehyde dehydrogenase (acetylating), producing MRKLKVAILGSGNIGTDLLVKIMRSPLLECSLFIGRNMASPGMAKANSLGVRISDLSIEAIVKEPDCCDLVFDATSAKDHIHHWSLLERLGKIVIDMTPAKIGEMCIPAVNIEKCNLYKNVNMVSCGGQASIPLAYLVGRIHQSVEYIEVVSSIASRSAGPATRANIDEYIETTEEGIKNFSGCNRAKAILILNPAQPCIDMQTTIFARVKNPDLDKLKTVVDEMVNSIRMYVPGYQLIVPPMLENDRIIMTVKVQGLGDYLPTYAGNLDIINCAAIATAEKYAKEYIKISSYDDNCDAVEEPYVNCID
- a CDS encoding thiamine pyrophosphate-binding protein — translated: MKTRVADFITNKLYEAGGECVFLVTGGMIMHLTDALYQHENQKFVCCHHEQSAVMAAEAYGRFTGKLGVAYVTAGPGALNTLTGVVGAYVDSSPCIIVSGQSKVSQTMVTGPRQFALQGFNTLPIFEQVTKYAVILNDLSRIRYEVEKCIYLATSHRVGPVWIESPIDIQGMYFDPDEFEGFNPPVLDQSVNSLTETVNQVAETILQSRRPCILGGAGIRLSNAIESFHKLIDKTRIPVLTSRLGMDLIDHHHPLFVGRPGTYGDRAANFTIQNSDLLLNIGCRLGIGLVGYDFQDFARYAVKICVDVDEQELIKPSILPDISVCSDAKLFIDLLLEKLGDYQLDNSSWRKQTQVWKQKYPVDLPEYQQEKNGVNSYHFMSRLSKEVSKDSSFLIDTGSCFHVFAQAFQVKFGQRHIITGGLSTMGYMPGAIGVATANQGREVFCITGDGSVQFNIQELQTIFQNDLPIKLIVLNNNGYLLIRLTQRNFQEGRFIGVDKDSGVSCPDMEKIASAYGIKFIRISGLCDLDEKLSEIIHHQGPLVCEVMTPPNQLLIPRVASKKMDDGRMVSMPYDDMFPFLPREEYLGNCVREKIV